The DNA window aaaatacacTCGAGTCGGGTAAAATATACTAGAATATATACGCTAAGTGGCGTATACGTTTGGTAGGGTGGCTCgttaaattagttttacatTTATCTAGTTTAAATTCATTATGATTTTAAACTCGCTGCATTTTTTAAGGAATAGACtgctttatttgtttcttagTAGAAAAAGTATAGTTTTTTGCCACATGGTCCTTGGGGCCCATTTCCGCACGGAACTGGAGATGGAGCGGTCGAAGTTGTTGAAGCATCAAAGTAGGCTTCCGTCGTGGTTGCCGAGCTGGAGGACGCAGCGAGTCCAACAATGGCGCACAGAAGGAAAATAATGGCGAAGAACTTCATCTTCTCTTAGTTGTCACCTTGGTAGTTGCTCAATTTTATAcctttcatttttaaatttgcaaaTATTGACACAAATGCTTCAATTCCGAATACGTTCCAAATCTCAagagaaaataaacaattcgACAAACACTGCGTGGTACtaaaatgtggaaaatgtgttttgtgtttggtTAGAAATAGCAACATAGTTATTTCGCTTTTCGCTACTTACAGGTTAAACTTTTCAGCATGGCACGTGGATTCAGACAAGATGATTTATATGGGAAAATTGTACATTACACGATGATTTTTTAAGGATACAATACAATAATGCATTCTGGAACCCGCATAAACCAAAATAGCCAGCAAAAGCTTCTGTGATCCGGAACCAGTTCCGCCGCCTGTTTGGTTCACAGCACTTAAAAGAACACTTgggaaaaacaataaaaatatttcgcaaAAGTTATGGCGAACGCTGGATAAGTCAGCCAAAAGTGAATCCATCGGAGCGACTGCCTTGGAGCCCCAGCCCACCCATGATGACGACCGACTTCGCGGGCAGCCAGT is part of the Drosophila sechellia strain sech25 chromosome 3R, ASM438219v1, whole genome shotgun sequence genome and encodes:
- the LOC6606283 gene encoding uncharacterized protein LOC6606283 — translated: MKFFAIIFLLCAIVGLAASSSSATTTEAYFDASTTSTAPSPVPCGNGPQGPCGKKLYFFY